The window GCCAGATCCAACAGCACGATGCCCGCCACCAGCCAAATTAGGCCATAGCCCAGCATGCCGAGCGGCAGCCAGGCCAGCGTCAGCAACAGCAGGCAAACGCCGCTGGCCAACTGCCCCAGCCCGCGATCGGCAAGATGCCCGGCGCGCATCGCCGCCAGAGCGCCTACCGCCCCCACCAGCCCGAATGCTCCCACCACCGAATGGGAAAAGTTAAACGGCGGCCGGCTGAGCGGCAGCACCAGCGCGCTCCAGAAGATGCTGAACGCCGCAAACATCAGCAGCGCCAGCATGCCGCGAATTTGCAGCGTGCGATCGCGCCGCAATAGCGTCAGCATCGAGCGCAATAAGGCCGGATAGCTGAGCGTTTGGGGTGGCGTCTGCAGTGCAGGCAACAGGCGCGCCAAAATGGGCAACAAAACCAACGTGACCCCAGCGGAGAAAAAATACACCGTGCGCCAGCCGCCGATGTCCGCCAGCGCGCCGGAAAGCGTGCGCGCCAACAACAGCCCCAGCACCACCCCCCCCTGCGCCGCCCCCACCACCCGCCCGCGTTCGTGCGGCGCGGCCAGGGTAGCGGCAAAGGCGATCAGCCCTTGCGTCATGGCGGTGCCCAGCAGCCCCACCAGCAGCATGCCCGCCAGCAGCAACAGGCTGCTGTTCGACCACCCCACCGCCAGCAAGGCGGCAATCAACAGCAGCTGCTGGGCGGCCAACAGCTGGCGCCGATTAACCCGATCGCCCAGCGGCACCACCAACAACAAAGCCAGCGCGCAGCCGAGCTGGGTAACGGTGATCACCATGCCCACCGCCGCCAGGCTGATGCCGAAATCTGCGGCGATGGCATCCAGCAGCGGCTGCGCATAGTAGACATTGGCCACGCTGAAGGCGCTGGCCCCGGCCAGCAACAGCACCAGCGAAGCAGGCAGCCGATCCGCTGCGGCGTACGGGGCATCTAGCAATTTGTCGCTCATCGTCAGCTCCAATGTGGTTTCATTATTAAACCCAATGAACTTTACGCACAGAGGTTTTATAATGCAACCAGATCTTGCTGCTGGAGTGGAACACCGTGAAACGTAAAAGCCTGGAAGACGCGCAGTGCCCGGTGGCGCGCACGCTGGATGTGATTGGCGAATGGTGGTCGCTATTGATCGTGCGCGACGCCTTCGACGGCGTACGCCGCTTCAGCGAATTTCAAAAAGGGCTGGGGATGGCGAAAAACATCCTCTCTACCCGCCTGCGCACCCTGGTGGCGCACGGGGTGCTGGAGGTCGTCCCGGCCTCGGACGGCAGCGCCTATCAGGAATATGCGCTGACCGCCAAAGGCCGCGCGCTGTTTCCGGTGATCGTCGGCCTACGCCAGTGGGGGGAGGATTATCTGTTCAGCGAAGGAGAGACGCATTCAACGCTGGTGGAAGCCGACAGCGGCCGGCCGATCCCGCGCATGACGCCGACCGGCGGCGCCGGGCAGCCCCTCACCCCGCTTAACACCCGGGTGGTGAAGGTGGGTGAGGCTTAACGGATAGCATATTGATGCTGTTCGTTTTATAATCAGGCAAATTTGAACGCATTGGTACAGGGGTTTATATGCGCACCAATACAGCAGACAAATCGATAACCAAGTCGGTCAATGTGACCCTGCCGCAGGAGCTGTTAGAGCAGGCGCGTCGGCAGAACTTAGATATTTCTGCAGTACTGGCAGAAGCGCTAACCGACAAACTCCGCAAAACCAGCCGCGAAGAGTGGTTGGAGCAGAACAAAACAAATATCGAGGCGCTGAACGCCTTCACTGACGAGCAAGGCTCATTCACGGATTATCAAAAGGGATTCTGATGGAACAGTTCCACGCTTATGAGAATAAGGGTGCAGGCCATAAGATTTATCCATACCTCATTAATCTGCAACACCCGGTGGCCAACGTTTTAAAACACGTACTGGTTGCTCCGCTGGTAAAACTCGACGACCTCGGCCATAAACCGCCGGCTAAGATTTGCCCTATCGTCGAAATCGCCGGCGAATCCTATATTGCCATGACGCATATGATGGCCGGCATCGCCAACAAAGAGCTGGGTGAACAGGTTGCGGATCTCACCCCGCAACGCTATCTACTGAGCGGAGCCGTCGATTTTTTGATGAATGGCTATTAAATATACTCGATGAATTTGAATGCGAAGAAGGTAAAGGAATTAACTTAATTACAGAAATGATAAATTTAATAACGCCCCTGATATAATATTGATTATCAATGCAAGAAAAGAACATCCCCAGTTCGCTTCGCCATCCCCTGCGGGTCAGGTATAAAACCATGCCGACTCACTCATCCATTCGCCTCAACAAATACATCAGCGACAGCGGTATCTGTTCCCGCCCCCATGCCGAGCGTCATATCAAACAGCGCTGCATGACGCCGACCGGCGGCGCCTCACCCCGCTTAACACCCGGGTGGTGAAGGTGGGTGAGGTTTAACGGAGAGTATGAACCGCCGGCTTCCCCAGCGGATTAAGAACCATTCCAGGCATCCGATCAACAGATAACATCCGCCAAAAACGACCGTTGCAAACCATTCCACATCACCAACGTGGAAAAATTCACTGGCGTCTATCAGCCATGAAGTTTGGCCAGCAGTTAACCATGGAATAGGAAAAAGCTTTATCGTCAAGACGGCCAATACGACTATGGCCATCACATTAGCGAGAAACAGCGCAGATTTTTTCATAACCTTTAACCTCAATAGTGCCGTAAGCCCGTAGTCTGGTACCGGGAACTTTTACCGTTTTGGTTTTCAACAGCGCGGCTCGCAATCGACTGAATTCGTTCTGGGAATAGAAGGTTATACATCCTTCTGATAACCCCAGAGGACCGATAGGATGCAATCTGAATTGCCCGCGCATAACACCGTTAATCCATGTTCTATCGTTAATTGTTCCATCGTCACGGTATAAAGCAAACCAGATATTATGATCCACGTTAGTTACAAGGTCCTTAAATAAGGTCATCGCCTGCGACTTTAAGCCACCGGAGGGCCTATCTACAATCCAATAGGTACCGGCAGGGATAGCTCCGTTATTGGGAACATCTGTGCAACCAGGCTGGTTTGTATAGTGCTTGTTACCAGAAAAAACGGAAAACATACCGACCCCCTGGCACAACAATGTGTTTATCTTGTTCCCGTTATGAACTAAAAAGCAGTTAAGCATTTCATCTCCATCCCTTGGTTGAATTTTGATAATATCCGGCCAAAAGAACTTTATCCATCTTATTGATTTAATGAATATTAGTTATAAACTGCAATAATAAAGACAATAATAGCGACCAAATCTATATCGATGGAGAAAGCTATGCTTTAACGCCAGTATTTGCTTTCAAACAGCCTTCGCAATCCCCTGCGGACCATGTATAGTCCGCGCTTTACGGGGAAACCATGCCGACTCACTCATCCATTCGCCTTAACAAATACATCAGCGACAGCGGTATCTGTTCCCGCCGCCATGCCGATCGCCACATCAAGCAGGGCAAGGTGTTGATCAACGACCGGCCGGCCGGCGTGGGCGCGCAGGTGTTTGCCGGGGATATTGTGCAAGTGAACGGCCGGCCGATTGCGCCGCGCACGGCGGAGGACCTGGTGCTTATCGCGCTGAATAAGCCGGTTGGCATTCTCACCAGCATGGGCAAGCACGAGCGGGATAACATCGGCGATTTGGTTAACCACAGCCAACGCACCTTCCCCGTTGGCCGGCTGGATAAGGCCTCGCAGGGTCTGATTTTCATGACCAATAACGGCGAGCTGGTCAATAAGATCCTGCGCGCCGGCAATAATCATGAAAAAGAGTATCTGGTGACCGTCAACAAACCGCTGACCGATGAATTTATTCAAGGCATGAGCGCGGGCGTGCCGATACTGGGCAAGGTGACCCAACAATGCCGGGTGGAGCGTGAGTCCGCGCAGGTGTTTCGCATTATCCTGGTGCAGGGGCTTAACCGCCAAATCCGCCGCATGTGCAAATACTTTGGCTATGAAGTCACCCGGCTTGAGCGGCTGCGCATTATGAATATCGAGCTGGCGGGGCTGCCGTTGGGCGAATGGCGGGATTTGACCGGTGATGAGCGAAGCACGTTATTTAAGCTGCTGGAGCACTCCTCGTCGGAAGCAGAAATATCGCCAGGCGACAACGGCCCGTTGCCCGGCGATATCCCGTTATGAAAAAACCTCCTCAGAAAATCAGAACGACCATCGGAGGTTGGCGTTGATCGAATTCACCCGGGTGTCGGAACCGTATTGCCCCTGATAACCGAGATCCAACGAACTGGCGCGAGAGAGCTTCAGGCTCACCCCTACGTCCGCCACCATCAGGTTGTCATCAACCGCAATGCCTTGCGTGGTAAAGGCGTCGCTGCCGGCAAACGCCATGCGCGATGACGCGGTTTTATCGCCGTAGGCATGCTGCCACCCCAATGAACCGTAAAGGCTGAGGTTTTTCGGCAGCTCTTTCGTGCCGCGCACGCCCAGGGTGGAATAGAAGGTATTCATCGTTTCATTACGCACGCTCAGCGCGGCGGCGCCGCCCTTCTCCTGGAAGCTGTCGGTATGCAGGCGGATGTAGCTCAGATTAACGAACGGCTCCAGATTGGCGTCCGGCTGACCAAAACGGTAGCCCGCCTCGGTGAAGGCCAG is drawn from Serratia entomophila and contains these coding sequences:
- a CDS encoding MFS transporter; this translates as MSDKLLDAPYAAADRLPASLVLLLAGASAFSVANVYYAQPLLDAIAADFGISLAAVGMVITVTQLGCALALLLVVPLGDRVNRRQLLAAQQLLLIAALLAVGWSNSSLLLLAGMLLVGLLGTAMTQGLIAFAATLAAPHERGRVVGAAQGGVVLGLLLARTLSGALADIGGWRTVYFFSAGVTLVLLPILARLLPALQTPPQTLSYPALLRSMLTLLRRDRTLQIRGMLALLMFAAFSIFWSALVLPLSRPPFNFSHSVVGAFGLVGAVGALAAMRAGHLADRGLGQLASGVCLLLLTLAWLPLGMLGYGLIWLVAGIVLLDLAGQAIHVLNQSMIFNAHPQSHSRLVGCYMLFYAAGSGLGAFASTHVYAWAGWSGVCWLGASVSLGALLFWRLTLRAMPERP
- a CDS encoding winged helix-turn-helix transcriptional regulator, which produces MKRKSLEDAQCPVARTLDVIGEWWSLLIVRDAFDGVRRFSEFQKGLGMAKNILSTRLRTLVAHGVLEVVPASDGSAYQEYALTAKGRALFPVIVGLRQWGEDYLFSEGETHSTLVEADSGRPIPRMTPTGGAGQPLTPLNTRVVKVGEA
- a CDS encoding type II toxin-antitoxin system CcdA family antitoxin, with the protein product MRTNTADKSITKSVNVTLPQELLEQARRQNLDISAVLAEALTDKLRKTSREEWLEQNKTNIEALNAFTDEQGSFTDYQKGF
- a CDS encoding CcdB family protein translates to MEQFHAYENKGAGHKIYPYLINLQHPVANVLKHVLVAPLVKLDDLGHKPPAKICPIVEIAGESYIAMTHMMAGIANKELGEQVADLTPQRYLLSGAVDFLMNGY
- a CDS encoding DUF1158 family protein, with amino-acid sequence MKKSALFLANVMAIVVLAVLTIKLFPIPWLTAGQTSWLIDASEFFHVGDVEWFATVVFGGCYLLIGCLEWFLIRWGSRRFILSVKPHPPSPPGC
- a CDS encoding DUF2778 domain-containing protein, which produces MFSVFSGNKHYTNQPGCTDVPNNGAIPAGTYWIVDRPSGGLKSQAMTLFKDLVTNVDHNIWFALYRDDGTINDRTWINGVMRGQFRLHPIGPLGLSEGCITFYSQNEFSRLRAALLKTKTVKVPGTRLRAYGTIEVKGYEKICAVSR
- the rluF gene encoding 23S rRNA pseudouridine(2604) synthase RluF, giving the protein MPTHSSIRLNKYISDSGICSRRHADRHIKQGKVLINDRPAGVGAQVFAGDIVQVNGRPIAPRTAEDLVLIALNKPVGILTSMGKHERDNIGDLVNHSQRTFPVGRLDKASQGLIFMTNNGELVNKILRAGNNHEKEYLVTVNKPLTDEFIQGMSAGVPILGKVTQQCRVERESAQVFRIILVQGLNRQIRRMCKYFGYEVTRLERLRIMNIELAGLPLGEWRDLTGDERSTLFKLLEHSSSEAEISPGDNGPLPGDIPL